TCAaagatcattttaataaaacatcatCTTATTGGACAATTCACATGGtgaaaataaacaagtaaatatgatatttatctcTCTTGCTTAATACCGAAGCCATGTAAGCCTATAAATAATCAGTTGACTTGTAGGATTATTGAGAAAGTGATTGTAACATTTGGTTCATTTAAGAGAGAATTATTGTGAGTGCTTTGTATTTTTACttttgtgttatttattttttacctTTAGGTAAGGCAAGTATACTTGAATGAAGCTATAATTATTCGAGAGTTAAAGATAGAAAGTAAATAGGTAAAACACGAAAAATATAGGTTAAATTTGAATTCTATTAGTAAGTCTTTTGTCCTCTCTTTTTGTACTTGTGCGTGCCAAACTGTGTGATAAATGTATGCACACTTCACTTACATTTctaatcattcatatatatatgtatatatattaaaaaaaagcttAATTCTTAAGTTGGTACCTAAATTTTGTTGTCACTAGTGGTATCCAAACTAATTTTATATTCCAATATTTACTCCAAAAtgttatattcattaaaaaaaattaaccaatattAAACTGCCAcatcatataaactttaaattttattttttaattcttttatttttcttattatcttTTACATTAattatctttctttattttttaatgcCTAGAAATACTAGCAATGATCGAAATTTGCCTCCCAAGGTCGAGACACAGacaattaattctatttttgaacTTTATCTCATGCTTATTCCACTAGATGAGATTGAAAAAGTTATTTCATTGATCAATATCAATATTTTTAGAACTAGACCGAGAATCGATCAAGGTACTGGTCTAAAGATAAAAGTTGAACCAATGGACTTGCAAATTGATACAGATCAATTGAACCAAGCTAAACAACCAATTGGACcaaaaaattatgaatatttttaataatttattttatcaagCCAAAAAAACTAATCAAATCTGAAATTGGTAGCTTGATTGGTTCAACTATCAGTTTagttttgaagaaagaaaaaaagaaaatatacatgagagaaaataatatttttttgtcttttttgtcacatgacaatttttaattagttattttttaaaatatacttaatGGTTTAACTAACGATTGAACTAAGAAAGATACTGACTTGAAAAATAATAGCTTAAACACCActtgtgataaaaaaaaattaggtaccaaaatgaaaaaaaacataGTTTAGGTACTAATTTGTGGGTTAAGCCTCTTTAAAATAGACTGGCAGTTTAATTAAAGGAGGTACCaacttgaaagaaaaaaaattaatttaagtatCACTTGtagccaaaaaaaatttaaatacgaaGATGAGAAAATGAATACagtttaaatatcaatttatatattttttaataaaaagaaattggGCTTTCATTTGTTATCGGGCCGATAAAGAAAAAGCTAAATGGGCCTTAAAACCATCTAATAAAACTGAATTTCTCTCCCTAAAACGCAGCGTTTTGGGggttttaattaggtgaaaagaAATCCGAAATTTTTCTTTTGACTTTCGCAGCACAAAATGCAGCCTCAGAATCTCTCCTTCTCTAAAATCATAAACCCTTCCTTCCTTCTCTTCCCTTCCCCTAAACCTTGCCTCTTCGCTTCATTTCCCCACCAGAACCGCCCATTTTCGTGCCAATATCCTCCCATTCTTTCCGTTCACCATCGAGACATCCGTGCATTTGCCGGCCGGAGCAAGAAGAAACCGGGGGACCAATCTTCGAGTCGACTCGAAGGAAATTCAGAGATAAGGCGCGTGGCGAGGCAAAACGCGCGTCGGAAACAGAAGAAGCGAGCCGAATCACTCTTCTATCGGTTGAAAAACCCGGGAAAAAGTATCCATGCCGATAACTTCACGGAAGAAGACTTGGAAGCAATCGGGCTCGGTTATGACCGGATGGTCCGGTTCATGGAAAAAGACGACCCGAATTTGAAACACCCTTTTGATTGGTACAAGTATGGTGAATTTGGTCCCTATTCATGGCGTGGGGTTGTTGTTGGGGAACCAATTCGAGGGCGGTTCTCGGATGAAAGGGTCACAATGATAGGGGAAGTGAAGAACCATGAAGAATGGGAGAAGATAGAACAGTTCGAGATGGCTTCAGAGTTTGGTAAAAGACTGGAAATGATGGATAGAAATGTTGGTTTTAGGTATTTCTGGGTATTTGTTAGGCACCCAAAATGGAGGATCAGTGAATTGCCTTGGGAACAATGGACTTTGGTTAGTGAAGTAGTCCTTGAAGCTAAGAAAACTGAGAGGTTAGATAAATGGAGTTTGATGGGAAGATTAGGAAACAAAGCTAGGTCGTTGATTACACAATGTGCAGCTTGGATGAGACCAGATATCATTTATGTTAAGAAGCCTGTGTATCAGTGTAGATTCGAGGGTCAAGATGAGTTCTTTAATGCATTGATACCGTTTCTCGATCCGAAAACAGAAAGGGATTTTTTGTTTGAGGTTAAAAAAGAGGATGGGAGTGTGGAAATGTGTAGTTATTTTGAAGGATTATGTAAGATTGTGAAGGTGAATCAAAAGGCTTTTGTGGATGATGTGGTGAAAGGGTTTGAAAAGTTGAGTGAAGAAGGGAAGTCTAGGTGTTTGGGGTTTTTATTAGGGAATCATCCTTTGCCTCTTTTGCATCCTTATACAAAGGAATGGAAGGCTAAGTTGGAGGAGATGGAACTCGGTTGTGATGCCCCAGATGATGATGAGGATGTTGGTAGACATCGAGAGTCGGGTGAGATGCAGTTCACAGATTGGATTGAGGATGATTATGGTGGTCgtgatgatgatgacgacgatGATGATGGAGAGGAAGCAGAGGATCAAGATGATGTAGTTTTGGACATTGAAGATAAGGGAGACGAAGAATTAGGGACCAAAGAAGAAGAATCGGATGAAGAAGAGGATGAAAAGTATTGGGAGGAAGAGTTTCAAAAGGCATTGAGTAGCTCCGATAGGATGGAAAAGATTGTGAAACGAAGTGTTGAGGTAACTACAGAGCTCTACAACAAACAATTAGCAATGCTAGCTGACAGAAAGGAAAGGATTATGGAAGATGGAGATGAAACTGAACTAAGAGGTAAAAGAGCAAAAGTGAGACCAGAAGAGTGGAAACGGGCAGGGATCGGTCGATGGAATAAGAGGATTAAGAAGAGTAAGATCCCACCTGAGCTGTTTTTGCGAGCAGCTGTTCGACCATTTACATATAGGAATCTTGTGAAAGAGATTGTATTGACAAGGCATGCCATATTGGAAGGTGAGATTGGTAGGAAAGATTAGAATACAATGTAGATGACCAGAGACATACATGATAAATATGTCTATTGCTTTTCCAAGCTTGCATTTCACAACTGTTAAGCTATTTGTAGAGGTGTAGTTAATGTATGTTGTAGAAGTAGAACAATTTTGATCAGAGTTGGAGGGAGTCATGAGCTTAATGTTTGCACAGGTTTATTCTATCTTGTGTTAATTTTACAATGTAGAATTTCATGTTGATGCTTCTAGTGAAATGGACATGCTTTTTGGCACTGATTTGTCTTGTGTTTCTTATGATATAGAAGATATTTGGAAGAATGACAATTTGAACTTTCAAATTTATAAAGAGATGGAGTTATTCTATGCTCCTCTATTAATTAGTTCTTCTATTTTAAGCATCATGATTTTCCAACAGTTATTCCTATCGTCCTTGAGGATTCTTAAGCTCAGAGAAGACCGCCCCAGAAATTAAAACTTCAGAATATCTGGTAGCTGAAATATTTTCATCAGTCGGTGCGACGCTAAACCTACTAAACCCTTCACCGCTTACATCTGCGCACTCGAAGACATGAAATCTTGGGGCATCATCACCATCCCCTGCATGTATTTCAATCCCATCTCCTCCAAATTTTATTTCCTCCTCAGCACTTTCCTGCAACTGCAGTGCGAACTCAAGGCCCCACACCACATCGTTCATCGATGGCCGTTTGATTCCCTCATCATGCAAGCAACTTATTGCAACCTCAGCATATTTCTTCAAACACTCTGGTGCAACCTTACCTTTCAAAAATGGATCAATAATTTGATAAAGGGTTCCATTTCGATAGCATTCTTGAGCCCACATTGCTAAACTCACTTGTCTTTTTTCTGCTAACCGATTGATTGGTGGTTTAGCACATAAAACTTCACATAACACAACCCCAAACGAATATACATCGGATTTTTCAGTCAACTGTTGTCGACGGTAATACTCCGGATCCaaatacccaaaactgcctttcACCAGTGTGCTAACATAGGCTTTAGACATGTTGGTTGGCCCAACTTTGGACAATCCAAAATCCGAAACTTTAGCCACCCATTTTTCATCCAACAAAATGTTGGTGGTCTTAACATCACGGTGAATTATTATATGATTTGCCCCACTATGGAGGTATTGCAATCCACGAGCTGCACCGATGCAAATCTCTAGTCGTTGTTTCCATGGAAGATGAGGGTTTTCAGTGTTGTAAAGATGATCACGGAGGGTACCATGAGCCATGAAATCATACACAAGGATCATCTCATTATCATCATTGCAATACCCAATTAAAGAGACTAAGTGGAGGTAACGGAGTTGGGAAAGCATCTCAATCTCTGTCCTGAACTCAAGGGCCCCTTGTCGGGACTCGGGATCTAACCTTTTGATTGCCACCGGGGTTGCACCACCATTGATGAATCCTTTGTATACACTGCCGAACCCTCCAACGCCAATTATGAACATAGTATCGAAATTGTTGGTGGCCGCTTTGATCTCAGCTATTGGAAACAGGCGACAAATATCAGATGGTAGGTATGAGCTATTGTTAGACTTGATGGACTTGTTGCTGTTGGAAAATTGGCCCCCGGATGCCGAGCCTCCATAACTAGAGGTTACATCTTTGACTCTCATCCTGCGCTTGATAATGAAGAAACATAAGAGGGATAGTAGAACAAATCCAGATATTCCAAAACCACCACCAATAATTGTTGCTTTCTTCTTCTCATGCTTCCCATGTTGACTCGATTGTGGAACAGTTATAGGAGGAGTTGTTGGCTCAGGGTCAGGGTCAGGGTTAAGCCCACCTAGATTGCCGTTGTTGCTTAATTTGAAGATTTCAACCCCGTTGAGGATTGCATCTGAAAAACGGGTTTTCCACCTTGGGGCAGGGTGCAAGGCAATGGAGagattttgtttcttttcatttcctttcagTCCCATCCCAACTACATAATCGTTATATGTTGGGACTCCTTTTCCACCACTCCGGCTTATAACATCCATGTCAGTTTCTGCTGTTA
The Gossypium hirsutum isolate 1008001.06 chromosome A07, Gossypium_hirsutum_v2.1, whole genome shotgun sequence genome window above contains:
- the LOC107926529 gene encoding receptor-like protein kinase FERONIA, with the protein product MKCSTIQNLLYLFLILDISTTVNVAGDSPPPFTPTENITIDCGSPNDNIGLGGRVWTGDSMPKLSLVESKNNKSVSSKAFQQPPSSLGQVPFATARASNSEFTYVIPLTSGQKFIRLYFFPTSYPSFDPSKALFSVKAGDITLLKNFSATLHAQGEETLIKEFCVNLEGGQGLNLTFIPSPDISDSYAFVNGIEIVSMPNDLYYRPANDEGVKFIGQSQGSLYTVGNNTALELMNRINVGGKQISPEDDTGMYRFWSADDDYRTEAAGGALSVNFSINLNYSDDKPSFSAPDVVYTTAWTMGTNSTLNEHYNLTWEFPVDSGFNYFVRLHFCEFQIEITQPGDRVFEIFIANITAETDMDVISRSGGKGVPTYNDYVVGMGLKGNEKKQNLSIALHPAPRWKTRFSDAILNGVEIFKLSNNGNLGGLNPDPDPEPTTPPITVPQSSQHGKHEKKKATIIGGGFGISGFVLLSLLCFFIIKRRMRVKDVTSSYGGSASGGQFSNSNKSIKSNNSSYLPSDICRLFPIAEIKAATNNFDTMFIIGVGGFGSVYKGFINGGATPVAIKRLDPESRQGALEFRTEIEMLSQLRYLHLVSLIGYCNDDNEMILVYDFMAHGTLRDHLYNTENPHLPWKQRLEICIGAARGLQYLHSGANHIIIHRDVKTTNILLDEKWVAKVSDFGLSKVGPTNMSKAYVSTLVKGSFGYLDPEYYRRQQLTEKSDVYSFGVVLCEVLCAKPPINRLAEKRQVSLAMWAQECYRNGTLYQIIDPFLKGKVAPECLKKYAEVAISCLHDEGIKRPSMNDVVWGLEFALQLQESAEEEIKFGGDGIEIHAGDGDDAPRFHVFECADVSGEGFSRFSVAPTDENISATRYSEVLISGAVFSELKNPQGR
- the LOC107926530 gene encoding uncharacterized protein — encoded protein: MQPQNLSFSKIINPSFLLFPSPKPCLFASFPHQNRPFSCQYPPILSVHHRDIRAFAGRSKKKPGDQSSSRLEGNSEIRRVARQNARRKQKKRAESLFYRLKNPGKSIHADNFTEEDLEAIGLGYDRMVRFMEKDDPNLKHPFDWYKYGEFGPYSWRGVVVGEPIRGRFSDERVTMIGEVKNHEEWEKIEQFEMASEFGKRLEMMDRNVGFRYFWVFVRHPKWRISELPWEQWTLVSEVVLEAKKTERLDKWSLMGRLGNKARSLITQCAAWMRPDIIYVKKPVYQCRFEGQDEFFNALIPFLDPKTERDFLFEVKKEDGSVEMCSYFEGLCKIVKVNQKAFVDDVVKGFEKLSEEGKSRCLGFLLGNHPLPLLHPYTKEWKAKLEEMELGCDAPDDDEDVGRHRESGEMQFTDWIEDDYGGRDDDDDDDDGEEAEDQDDVVLDIEDKGDEELGTKEEESDEEEDEKYWEEEFQKALSSSDRMEKIVKRSVEVTTELYNKQLAMLADRKERIMEDGDETELRGKRAKVRPEEWKRAGIGRWNKRIKKSKIPPELFLRAAVRPFTYRNLVKEIVLTRHAILEGEIGRKD